From a single Sphingomonas sp. OV641 genomic region:
- a CDS encoding fimbria/pilus outer membrane usher protein translates to MARLVGLGRLALLSVSASLPSMVIAQTQVPAQTQVEAQAQVEAGAPVQAGVAPAGPAEATPSADDIFRRVFGKERPPVAAGRYTVLLDGMPAGAYMIDPAGEGHVDSAFVTEVLLPILLDAQADAFKALANRGARVGFAELRALGLTVAFDPGELVMTVGVPMAMRSARVIRMRGARARPELAFVEQAGVSAYASFRGGVDVVAQSSRGETGLSGFATDADLGLNIGGVALQGRLRYAERGERQWSRGDVRATYDDVDRLIRYEAGDLSIGRRSYQRGGRIMGVAARREYRIDPYLNIRPGGARAFEIDRPARVDVLVNGRGGRTFSLPPGRYSLQDFSLMPSATNDVEIRITYASGEVETIRFPAFYDIDLLAPGMLEFSANAGVPYRDEGGLRRYDRDDFNLLGYARYGVSDVLTVGASVEGNERFTNLGGEVTWASPLGSIFVAASTDVRAPSLATASAVLLYSWRDTDQQLGRSLDAQVQLTGRDYRTLDGLFGGNFTAVSAQARYGQMVGERTRLQLSGGYDRLRDFGDFGAGGERWFVGVGASYQARFGTISANVDYVKAREDSGLSASVALFVPLGRGTVSASYATRDNATRLEYNRIAAQGVGAAGLSAGVERRDGADRQYVRGSYVGNRFEGFADVVRTAAPGVRDLRTSLGFGTALVMADGAFALSRPVLNSFAIVTPPKDGDYALEPRTGFGSAVTSYAAYTDWLGAGVIPDLQPYLERSIQVDQRGDRAAPGAGAVFNLKPGFRSGYLLRPAQSSDGGAAAIVGVLADAAGTPLPFVSGEARRAGGKEPEPKLVFTNGSGRFFLDGLVEGATYQISVTVDGRRVTTDVAVPTGKAGPTRIAAPIRLDMIREKQDAK, encoded by the coding sequence GTGGCCCGGCTGGTTGGGCTCGGGCGCCTCGCGCTGCTGTCGGTCAGCGCGAGCCTGCCCTCCATGGTGATCGCCCAGACTCAGGTCCCGGCCCAGACTCAGGTCGAAGCCCAGGCTCAGGTCGAAGCCGGGGCGCCGGTCCAGGCCGGTGTCGCGCCCGCGGGCCCGGCGGAGGCGACCCCGTCCGCCGATGACATCTTCCGCCGCGTGTTCGGCAAGGAACGCCCGCCGGTGGCGGCGGGGCGCTACACCGTGCTGCTGGATGGCATGCCGGCGGGCGCCTATATGATCGACCCGGCCGGGGAGGGGCATGTCGACAGCGCCTTCGTGACGGAGGTGCTGCTGCCGATCCTGCTCGATGCGCAGGCGGATGCGTTCAAGGCGCTGGCGAACCGCGGCGCGCGCGTCGGCTTTGCGGAGCTGCGCGCGCTTGGCCTGACGGTGGCGTTCGATCCCGGCGAACTGGTGATGACGGTTGGCGTGCCGATGGCCATGCGATCCGCGCGCGTGATCCGGATGCGCGGCGCGCGGGCGCGGCCGGAGCTTGCCTTTGTCGAGCAGGCGGGCGTGTCCGCTTATGCCTCGTTTCGCGGCGGGGTGGACGTGGTGGCGCAATCCTCGCGCGGGGAAACGGGCCTGTCCGGCTTCGCCACGGATGCGGACCTCGGGCTCAACATCGGCGGCGTCGCGCTTCAGGGGCGGCTGCGCTATGCCGAGCGCGGCGAGCGGCAGTGGAGCCGCGGCGACGTTCGCGCCACCTATGACGATGTCGATCGGCTGATCCGCTATGAGGCGGGCGACCTGTCGATCGGTCGCCGCTCCTATCAGCGCGGCGGGCGCATCATGGGCGTGGCGGCGCGGCGCGAGTATCGCATCGATCCCTATCTGAACATCCGCCCGGGCGGCGCGCGCGCGTTCGAGATCGACCGGCCGGCGCGGGTCGACGTGCTGGTGAACGGGCGCGGCGGGCGCACCTTCTCGCTGCCGCCGGGGCGCTATTCGCTGCAGGATTTCTCGCTGATGCCCTCGGCCACGAACGACGTGGAGATCCGCATCACTTATGCCAGCGGCGAGGTGGAAACGATCCGCTTTCCCGCTTTCTACGATATCGACCTGCTGGCGCCCGGGATGCTCGAATTTTCCGCCAATGCCGGCGTTCCCTATCGCGACGAGGGCGGGCTGCGCCGTTACGACCGCGATGATTTCAACCTGCTCGGCTATGCCCGCTACGGCGTCAGCGACGTGCTGACCGTGGGCGCGAGCGTAGAGGGGAACGAGCGCTTCACCAATCTGGGCGGCGAAGTGACCTGGGCCTCGCCCTTGGGGTCGATCTTCGTTGCCGCGTCCACCGACGTGCGCGCGCCCTCGCTCGCCACCGCATCGGCGGTGCTGCTCTATTCGTGGCGCGATACCGATCAGCAGCTCGGCCGCTCGCTGGACGCGCAGGTGCAATTGACCGGGCGCGACTATCGCACGCTCGATGGCCTGTTCGGGGGCAATTTCACCGCCGTCTCGGCGCAGGCGCGCTATGGCCAGATGGTGGGCGAGCGGACCCGCCTGCAATTGTCCGGCGGCTATGATCGCCTGCGCGACTTCGGCGATTTCGGCGCGGGCGGCGAGCGCTGGTTCGTGGGCGTCGGCGCTTCCTATCAGGCGCGCTTCGGCACCATCTCGGCCAATGTCGATTACGTGAAGGCGCGCGAGGACAGCGGGCTGAGCGCCAGTGTCGCGCTCTTCGTGCCGCTTGGCCGCGGCACCGTGTCCGCCAGCTATGCCACGCGCGACAATGCCACCCGGCTGGAATATAACCGCATCGCCGCGCAGGGCGTGGGCGCCGCCGGGCTGAGCGCCGGGGTGGAGCGGCGCGACGGGGCGGATCGGCAATATGTGCGCGGCAGCTATGTCGGCAATCGCTTCGAGGGGTTTGCCGATGTGGTGCGCACCGCCGCGCCGGGCGTGCGCGATCTGCGCACCTCGCTTGGCTTCGGTACCGCATTGGTGATGGCGGACGGCGCCTTTGCCCTGTCCCGCCCGGTGCTGAACAGCTTCGCCATCGTCACGCCGCCCAAGGACGGCGATTATGCCTTGGAGCCGCGCACCGGCTTCGGCTCCGCCGTGACCAGCTATGCCGCTTATACCGATTGGCTGGGCGCCGGCGTGATCCCGGACCTGCAACCCTATTTGGAACGCTCGATCCAGGTCGACCAGCGCGGCGACCGGGCCGCGCCGGGCGCGGGCGCGGTGTTCAATCTGAAGCCGGGGTTCCGATCCGGCTATCTGCTGCGCCCGGCACAGTCGAGCGACGGCGGCGCGGCCGCGATCGTCGGCGTGCTGGCCGATGCGGCTGGCACGCCCTTGCCCTTCGTCTCCGGCGAGGCGCGGCGCGCGGGCGGCAAGGAGCCGGAGCCCAAGCTCGTCTTCACCAACGGATCGGGGCGCTTCTTCCTCGACGGGCTGGTGGAGGGGGCGACCTATCAGATCAGCGTCACGGTGGATGGGCGGCGGGTGACGACCGACGTCGCGGTGCCGACCGGCAAGGCTGGCCCAACCCGGATCGCGGCGCCGATCCGGCTGGATATGATCCGGGAGAAACAGGATGCGAAATAA
- a CDS encoding histidine kinase, giving the protein MLSSPVPPPALPSVPPAVSARHALFDADPEQLIAIGRLLIATCALTAIYVDPTQPLNLAGIAYWLLAAYLALSIALLLVPLKIRARHLWQVLSTACDIATVGILVHITGELESPFFISFTFLLVSAAIRWSWTGTLAVAAVLQLILIVVAASDLTDGESELNIMIMRSAFCWASVLLLGYFANYRSRSATRLRELAAWPHDIVPEQDRPWLTSSLAHANRVLESGAIIVIWRDLDQDAHCAAIWDGAQYHFVPVFADGRIITGLSRQRPVHELGAAERAALHAGLSRMAGPIAEAWRAVFVSRFDTIRFTGAVLVANPHSRETDMSLLMRIVAARIAMELEQYALVQEFASAASLRERVRLARDLHDSVLQDLTAAVIQLDAATRDGAADLGVLARLRNQLQAIQARIRRLVSDNRERSTRRQLLADQLQMFVAPLGEQWGCDVTLRVEPPTLVVDETIAAEMCLALSEATANAARHGGARHVAVLFEREREGLVVSIADDGSGGGTGPVPYPASIGRRVEELGGSLAVARRGTGLALTITLPLVRLAA; this is encoded by the coding sequence ATGCTCTCCTCGCCCGTTCCACCGCCAGCGCTGCCCTCCGTCCCGCCTGCCGTTTCGGCGCGCCACGCGCTGTTCGATGCGGATCCCGAGCAGCTGATCGCCATTGGCCGGCTGCTGATCGCGACCTGTGCGCTCACCGCCATCTATGTCGATCCGACCCAGCCGCTGAACCTCGCCGGCATCGCCTATTGGCTGCTCGCCGCCTATCTCGCTTTGTCGATCGCGCTGCTGCTGGTGCCGCTGAAGATCCGCGCGCGGCACCTGTGGCAGGTGCTGAGCACCGCGTGCGACATCGCCACGGTCGGCATCCTGGTGCACATCACCGGCGAACTGGAAAGCCCGTTCTTCATCAGCTTCACCTTTCTGCTCGTCTCCGCGGCGATCCGCTGGAGCTGGACGGGGACGCTGGCGGTGGCGGCGGTGCTTCAGCTCATCCTGATCGTGGTCGCCGCCAGCGACCTGACCGACGGCGAATCCGAGCTGAACATCATGATCATGCGCTCCGCCTTCTGCTGGGCGAGCGTGCTGTTGCTCGGCTATTTCGCCAATTACCGCAGCCGCAGCGCCACCCGGCTGCGTGAACTGGCCGCCTGGCCGCACGATATCGTGCCCGAACAGGACCGGCCCTGGCTCACCTCCTCGCTCGCCCATGCCAATCGCGTGCTGGAATCGGGCGCGATCATCGTGATCTGGCGCGATCTGGATCAGGACGCGCATTGCGCCGCCATCTGGGACGGCGCGCAATATCACTTCGTCCCCGTCTTCGCGGACGGCCGGATCATCACCGGCCTTTCCCGCCAGCGCCCGGTGCATGAGCTGGGCGCGGCCGAGCGCGCGGCGCTGCACGCGGGGCTATCGCGCATGGCGGGGCCGATCGCGGAAGCATGGCGGGCGGTGTTCGTGTCGCGCTTCGACACCATCCGCTTCACCGGCGCGGTGCTGGTCGCCAATCCGCATTCGCGCGAAACGGACATGAGCCTGCTGATGCGGATCGTCGCCGCGCGCATCGCCATGGAGCTGGAGCAATATGCGCTGGTGCAGGAATTCGCCTCCGCCGCGTCGCTGCGCGAACGGGTGCGGCTGGCGCGCGACCTGCACGATAGCGTGCTGCAGGATCTGACGGCGGCGGTGATCCAGCTCGATGCCGCCACGCGCGACGGGGCGGCGGATCTCGGCGTGCTGGCCCGGCTGCGCAACCAGCTTCAGGCGATCCAGGCGCGCATCCGCCGGCTGGTCAGCGACAATCGCGAACGATCGACCCGGCGGCAGTTGCTCGCCGACCAGTTGCAGATGTTCGTGGCGCCGTTGGGCGAACAATGGGGGTGCGATGTGACGCTTCGGGTGGAGCCGCCGACGCTGGTGGTGGATGAAACGATTGCCGCGGAAATGTGCCTCGCCTTGTCGGAGGCGACCGCCAATGCCGCGCGGCACGGCGGGGCGCGGCACGTGGCGGTATTGTTCGAACGCGAGCGGGAGGGGCTGGTCGTCAGCATCGCCGATGACGGATCGGGCGGCGGCACGGGCCCGGTGCCCTATCCCGCCTCGATCGGCCGGCGGGTGGAGGAACTGGGCGGA